From the Solanum stenotomum isolate F172 chromosome 4, ASM1918654v1, whole genome shotgun sequence genome, one window contains:
- the LOC125863348 gene encoding uncharacterized protein LOC125863348, whose translation MARKGVIISVYVESSSTIDPHKFDQLKRTQANEFLSMPKGTKRTRGYDRHAQLLAYAHELRHDNSTHPQFSSNNTKQKHKKKRWTRRIGSSFPRLFRRKNKEQRYERMETEENENKSTSNFCKKLKCFLKDISCSIWQFGKK comes from the exons ATGGCTCGGAAAGGGGTGATTATTAGTGTTTATGTTGAATCTTCATCAACCATAGATCCACataaatttgatcaattgaaaAGAACTCAAGCAAATGAATTTTTATCGATGCCTAAGGGCACAAAAAGAACAAGAGGGTACGATCGTCATGCACAACTTTTGGCCTATGCTCATGAATTAAGGCATGATAATTCTACGCACCCTCAATTTTCATCCAATAATACAAAACAAAAGCATAAG AAAAAGAGATGGACAAGAAGGATAGGATCGTCATTTCCACGTTTGTTTCGTCGAAAAAATAAGGAGCAGAGGTATGAACGGATGGAAACGGAAGAAAACGAAAATAAATCCAcatctaatttttgt AAGAAGTTGAAGTGTTTTCTGAAAGACATCTCATGTAGTATCTGGCAATTTGGCAAGAAATAA
- the LOC125863340 gene encoding putative zinc finger protein CONSTANS-LIKE 11 has product MKNCELCNGLARIYCESDHANLCWDCDLKVHSANFLVAKHSRSLLCNVCQSPTVWSATGSKIGRTVSVCERCVNDEETDRQDEEEEEEIDLEDIQVVPWSSTPPPQPASSSSSSDESLTQIFSLKRMREDDDSGTSTSHREVNMLSPAAKDHGGDEPAEFVKSFSMRMPSKIQRTGEILPGRVENIGCSATMELIGRINRGEDS; this is encoded by the exons ATGAAGAATTGTGAGCTTTGTAATGGATTAGCTAGGATTTACTGTGAATCTGACCACGCGAATTTGTGTTGGGATTGTGATTTGAAGGTGCATTCGGCGAACTTTCTGGTAGCAAAGCATTCCAGGTCGTTGCTATGCAACGTGTGTCAATCGCCGACGGTTTGGTCAGCTACCGGTTCGAAAATTGGCCGGACGGTATCTGTATGTGAGAGATGCGTGAACGATGAAGAAACTGACAGACAAgatgaagaggaagaggaggaaatTGATTTGGAAGATATTCAAGTTGTTCCGTGGTCATCAACTCCGCCTCCACAGCCGGCGAGTTCGTCGAGTAGCAGCGATGAGTCGTTAACtcaaattttttctttgaagcGAATGCGTGAAGAT GATGATAGTGGAACTTCAACATCACATCGGGAAGTTAATATGCTATCGCCGGCGGCGAAGGATCACGGCGGCGACGAACCAGCTGAGTTTGTGAAGTCATTTTCGATGAGAATGCCTTCAAAGATCCAGAGAACCGGTGAGATTCTACCGGGTCGGGTTGAAAATATTGGATGTTCAGCGACGATGGAGCTTATCGGAAGAATTAATCGTGGAGAGGATAGCTGA